One segment of Phragmites australis chromosome 13, lpPhrAust1.1, whole genome shotgun sequence DNA contains the following:
- the LOC133889556 gene encoding Holliday junction resolvase MOC1, chloroplastic-like gives MGAGEREEGRSSGRESAVAWRRERDVGEKATAQRKRRPERVARPEKKVGRGGEGGVARDGGRPRWGARRRDGKKGDREKRPRRLRRRCEGAADADRAAEEVRLGPGYLGSAAERRLGSTARRRSGTADRSGEAACTAVQHKGAREAGGVEGGAHRRRRGGASRRHTCGVTGRGGEGGVTRLGAARRRRGGGSAEENGSDGATPAGVHDRAAV, from the coding sequence ATGGGAgccggagagagagaagaaggccGGAGCTCGGGGAGGGAGAGCGCGGTGGCCTGGCGGAGAGAGCGCGACGTCGGAGAAAAAGCGACGGCGCAAAGGAAGAGGCGGCCGGAGAGGGTGGCGCGCCCGGAGAAGAAGGTCGGCCGGGGCGGTGAAGGCGGCGTAGCGCGGGATGGTGGCCGGCCGAGATGGGGAGCTCGGCGGCGGGACGGCAAGAAGGGCGACCGGGAGAAGCGGCCGAGGCGGCTTCGGCGGCGGTGCGAAGGAGCAGCAGATGCCGACCGGGCAGCGGAAGAGGTCCGGCTCGGGCCGGGCTACCTGGGCAGCGCGGCTGAGCGGAGGCTCGGCAGCACGGCACGGCGAAGGTCCGGGACGGCGGACCGGAGTGGAGAAGCGGCGTGCACGGCGGTGCAACACAAAGGAGCAAGGGAGGCCGGAGGGGTTGAAGGCGGAGCTCACCGGCGGAGGAGGGGCGGAGCTTCCCGACGGCACACATGCGGCGTCACAGGCCGGGGCGGTGAAGGCGGCGTGacgcggctgggcgcggcgcgCAGACGGCGTGGTGGAGGCTCAGCGGAGGAGAATGGCTCGGACGGCGCGACGCCGGCAGGTGTGCACGACCGAGCGGCTGTGTAG